In the genome of Leeuwenhoekiella sp. MAR_2009_132, one region contains:
- a CDS encoding sialidase family protein produces MFLKFKFFLVASVLFSSCAEKKLPEVEVLENAFIYNKSDFPQCHASTLVETEEGTIIAAWFGGEYERHPNVSIYQSFKSDSGWSTPSKIADGKTPNDTISNPTWNPVLFKNQQQELLLFYKEGPSPSSWWGMLKRSNDDGKTWSDAIRLPEGILGPIKNKPIQLDSGVIVSPSSIESEDGNTWKSHVELSSDQGKTWQRVAIPSADSVKVIQPTLVQLKKGTLKALLRSDQNYVLESISTDAGKSWSVAKPGTVLNPNSGIDAVTLDGGGFLLVYNPAEAGKDWSDGRNKLNLAYSADGTIWEDILKLEDEEKGEFSYPAIIQDSKGFIHLTYTHNRSKIKYMKLRLNN; encoded by the coding sequence ATGTTTTTAAAATTCAAATTTTTTCTGGTTGCAAGTGTTCTCTTTTCAAGCTGTGCTGAAAAAAAATTACCTGAGGTTGAGGTTTTAGAAAACGCGTTTATCTATAATAAATCAGATTTTCCGCAATGTCATGCGTCAACATTAGTTGAAACCGAAGAAGGGACTATAATCGCTGCCTGGTTTGGTGGCGAGTATGAGCGTCACCCTAATGTAAGTATTTATCAAAGCTTTAAATCAGATTCAGGATGGTCAACTCCATCAAAAATAGCAGACGGAAAAACACCAAATGATACGATAAGTAATCCTACCTGGAACCCTGTTTTATTTAAAAATCAACAACAAGAATTGCTGTTATTTTATAAAGAAGGACCATCACCATCAAGCTGGTGGGGAATGCTGAAACGTTCTAATGATGATGGCAAAACCTGGTCTGACGCAATACGTTTGCCCGAAGGGATTTTAGGACCTATAAAAAACAAACCCATTCAATTAGATTCGGGAGTTATTGTAAGTCCGTCGAGTATAGAAAGTGAAGATGGAAACACCTGGAAATCTCACGTAGAATTATCTAGCGATCAAGGTAAAACCTGGCAAAGGGTTGCAATTCCATCTGCAGATTCGGTTAAAGTAATTCAGCCTACACTAGTTCAGCTAAAAAAGGGGACTCTAAAAGCGTTGTTGCGAAGTGATCAAAATTATGTTTTAGAAAGTATCAGTACAGATGCAGGTAAGTCTTGGTCTGTCGCAAAACCCGGTACAGTTTTAAACCCAAATAGCGGTATTGATGCTGTGACTTTAGATGGTGGTGGGTTTTTATTAGTTTATAATCCTGCAGAAGCTGGCAAAGACTGGTCTGATGGGCGTAATAAACTAAACCTTGCCTATAGCGCAGATGGAACAATTTGGGAAGACATTTTAAAGTTGGAGGATGAAGAAAAAGGCGAATTTAGTTATCCTGCTATCATCCAGGATTCAAAAGGTTTTATACACCTTACTTATACCCATAACCGCAGTAAAATAAAGTATATGAAGCTAAGGTTGAATAATTAA
- a CDS encoding copper homeostasis protein CutC: MSVNYIKEACVETLEQAVKAEAKGADRLELCAYLTFGGLTPSTDLIKAVVAAVGIPVRVMIRPRNGDFFYNEDELEHMKTCIQLCKALKVEGVVFGVLNVNATLNIKAIKELTEVAQPLKIVIHKAIDETINPIESLKELLHIEGIDTVLTSGGKSNAFDGAENLKVMVALAESKITVMPAGKISQFNLTELDQLLGAKAYHGKLIVGELN, encoded by the coding sequence ATGTCTGTAAATTATATAAAAGAAGCCTGTGTAGAAACTTTAGAACAAGCTGTAAAGGCTGAAGCAAAGGGAGCAGATCGGTTAGAGTTGTGCGCGTATCTCACTTTTGGAGGGTTGACGCCTTCAACAGATTTGATCAAAGCGGTTGTGGCAGCGGTAGGTATTCCGGTTCGGGTAATGATACGACCACGCAATGGAGATTTCTTTTACAATGAAGATGAACTGGAACATATGAAAACCTGTATTCAACTTTGTAAAGCCTTAAAAGTAGAAGGAGTGGTTTTTGGTGTGCTAAATGTTAATGCTACGCTCAATATAAAGGCGATTAAAGAACTCACCGAAGTTGCACAACCCTTAAAAATAGTTATACACAAAGCTATTGATGAGACAATAAATCCTATAGAATCATTAAAAGAGTTACTCCATATAGAAGGCATCGACACGGTTTTAACTTCTGGCGGGAAATCTAATGCTTTTGATGGAGCAGAAAATTTAAAAGTTATGGTAGCCCTAGCAGAATCTAAAATTACGGTAATGCCTGCTGGTAAAATTTCTCAATTTAATTTAACAGAATTAGACCAGCTTTTAGGTGCAAAAGCTTATCACGGAAAGTTAATTGTAGGTGAACTCAACTAA
- a CDS encoding beta-N-acetylhexosaminidase, whose amino-acid sequence MRITSGLKYAAILVFIFSLCGKITAQEEVLSIIPIPSQYEVKEGEFQFDEKTTFYVDTSNTEVYKIAEGLQEKLREVSGMMIPIQPLSDFNERTLYAVAFQLDSLSDLGNEGYTLEVNTKQITLNAKQPAGLFYGVQSLIQLLPPEIVKKEIIRAFDWVVPAVSITDVPKYAWRGLHLDTGRHVSSIAFIKEYLDNMAMHKLNTFHWHLTEDQGWRLEIKKYPLLTEVGAFRDSTLVGHYGTGKYDGKRYGGFYTQEEAKEIVAYAKNLYITVVPEIEMPGHSTAAVAAYPELGVTGKTVRPSTTWGVFPDILNVENSTFSFMEDVLTEVIDIFPSEFIHIGGDEAPKDQWEQSPRVQSQIDSLGLKDAHELQSYFITRVEQFLNSKGRQIIGWDEILEGGLAPNAAVMSWRGEEGGIAAAKSGHHVVMSPGSHLYFDHAQGDLQQEPLNIGGYLPLDKVYSYKPTPEVLTAEEGNYIMGAQANLWTEYLPTDASREYMVFPRISALSEVVWSGEEHKDWESFKKRLPEQLIRYEYQGINYAKTIYNIEINAKCDKKHKNFSVSLHKQWDGVIYFTVDGSNPTAKSKLYSIPLKLKPGTTVKTGLFKEGKLQGVITSETLETPKS is encoded by the coding sequence ATGAGAATAACTTCAGGTTTAAAATATGCAGCAATACTGGTTTTTATTTTTTCGCTTTGCGGAAAAATTACAGCACAGGAAGAAGTATTATCTATAATTCCTATTCCTAGCCAATATGAAGTCAAGGAAGGTGAATTTCAATTTGATGAGAAAACTACATTTTATGTAGATACCTCTAATACCGAAGTTTATAAAATAGCTGAGGGTTTACAGGAAAAGCTACGAGAAGTAAGCGGGATGATGATTCCTATTCAGCCACTTTCAGATTTTAATGAGCGTACATTATATGCAGTTGCCTTTCAATTAGATTCGCTGAGTGATTTAGGGAATGAAGGGTACACACTTGAAGTTAATACAAAACAAATCACGCTCAATGCAAAACAGCCTGCAGGTTTGTTTTATGGGGTGCAGTCGCTCATACAACTCTTACCTCCCGAGATCGTAAAAAAAGAAATTATACGTGCTTTTGATTGGGTTGTCCCTGCTGTGAGTATCACCGATGTTCCAAAATATGCCTGGCGGGGTTTGCACTTAGATACCGGGCGCCACGTGAGTTCGATTGCATTTATTAAAGAATATCTTGACAATATGGCGATGCACAAGTTGAATACCTTTCATTGGCATTTAACCGAGGATCAGGGCTGGCGCTTAGAAATAAAAAAATATCCCTTATTAACAGAAGTAGGTGCTTTTCGTGATTCTACGCTTGTAGGTCATTACGGTACCGGTAAATATGATGGGAAGCGCTATGGCGGTTTTTATACTCAGGAAGAGGCAAAAGAAATCGTGGCTTACGCTAAAAATTTGTATATAACCGTTGTTCCTGAAATTGAGATGCCCGGGCACTCTACTGCTGCGGTGGCTGCATATCCTGAGTTGGGAGTAACCGGTAAGACTGTTAGGCCATCAACAACCTGGGGTGTTTTTCCTGATATTTTAAATGTCGAAAACAGCACTTTTAGTTTTATGGAAGATGTATTGACCGAAGTCATAGATATTTTTCCTTCAGAATTTATTCATATAGGCGGCGATGAGGCTCCAAAAGATCAATGGGAGCAATCACCACGTGTGCAGTCTCAGATAGACTCGTTAGGTCTAAAAGATGCGCACGAGCTACAGAGTTATTTTATCACGCGGGTAGAGCAATTTTTAAATTCAAAGGGAAGGCAAATTATTGGCTGGGATGAGATTCTTGAAGGAGGTCTTGCTCCTAATGCTGCGGTTATGTCGTGGCGTGGTGAAGAAGGAGGTATCGCTGCTGCAAAAAGCGGGCATCACGTAGTGATGAGCCCGGGATCACATTTGTATTTTGATCATGCGCAGGGCGACCTTCAGCAAGAACCCTTAAATATAGGAGGTTATCTTCCGCTAGATAAAGTGTATTCTTATAAGCCAACTCCAGAAGTTTTAACTGCTGAAGAAGGCAACTATATTATGGGAGCACAGGCTAATTTATGGACAGAGTATTTACCTACAGATGCCAGTCGCGAGTACATGGTTTTTCCTAGAATTAGCGCACTTTCTGAAGTGGTATGGAGTGGGGAGGAGCACAAAGATTGGGAGAGTTTTAAAAAGCGGTTACCTGAGCAATTAATACGTTATGAATATCAGGGAATTAATTATGCAAAAACTATTTATAACATTGAAATAAACGCTAAATGCGACAAAAAGCATAAGAACTTTAGTGTGAGTCTTCATAAACAGTGGGATGGCGTTATCTACTTTACAGTTGACGGAAGCAACCCTACTGCTAAAAGTAAACTGTATAGTATTCCCTTAAAATTAAAACCCGGAACAACTGTCAAAACTGGTCTTTTCAAGGAAGGAAAATTACAGGGTGTTATCACTTCAGAAACGCTGGAAACTCCTAAAAGCTAA
- a CDS encoding alpha-L-fucosidase: MNRIITTLLVLLLLGLTSCKNSNEETPPEAFGAVPSQEQLAWYAMEMNAFIHFTINTFTDKEWGYGDESPELFNPTELDTDQWFSTLKDAGFKGAILTAKHHDGFALWPSNYTEHDIAASPYKEGNGNLVKEVSESAQKYGLQFGVYLSPWDRNRADYGESSYVDYYRKQVEELFTGYGSVFEMWFDGANGGDGYYGGANEERKIDRENYYNWPQTIAMAKEIQPKVLFFSDAGPDLRWVGNERGIGGETHWNTINVDTLYAGKSGIEDLLQSGAKGGKSWVPAEVNTSIRPGWFYHASEDSLVRTPENLFELYLTSVGRGSTLLLNIPPDRRGLFHENDVAALKGFRSILDSVFAVNLAKKATALASTSRGKSDTYAASNVLDADKDTYWATNDGVTTGSIELTWDSLQTLNYLVLQEYITLGQRVAAFTVSVWENDSWKPVANQTTIGYKRILKLNGVATTKLKIEITEALACPLISNVEVY; the protein is encoded by the coding sequence ATGAATCGTATAATAACCACGTTACTTGTATTGTTATTATTAGGATTAACTTCCTGTAAAAACTCTAATGAAGAAACTCCTCCGGAAGCTTTTGGAGCAGTGCCTTCTCAAGAACAGCTTGCGTGGTATGCGATGGAAATGAATGCGTTTATTCATTTTACGATCAATACGTTTACCGATAAAGAATGGGGTTACGGGGATGAGTCTCCAGAACTTTTTAATCCTACAGAATTAGATACAGACCAGTGGTTTTCTACCTTAAAAGATGCGGGTTTTAAAGGCGCGATTTTAACAGCAAAACACCATGATGGTTTTGCTTTATGGCCCTCTAACTATACCGAGCACGATATTGCTGCGAGTCCGTACAAAGAAGGGAATGGGAATTTAGTAAAAGAGGTATCTGAATCTGCTCAAAAATACGGATTGCAATTTGGGGTGTATTTATCACCATGGGATCGTAATCGAGCGGATTATGGCGAATCTTCATACGTAGACTATTACCGCAAACAGGTCGAAGAATTATTTACCGGTTATGGTTCTGTTTTTGAGATGTGGTTTGACGGTGCAAATGGGGGTGACGGTTATTATGGCGGAGCTAATGAAGAACGCAAAATAGATCGTGAGAATTATTACAACTGGCCACAGACCATTGCAATGGCTAAAGAAATTCAGCCTAAGGTTTTGTTTTTTAGTGATGCAGGACCAGATTTACGTTGGGTAGGAAATGAGCGCGGGATAGGAGGAGAAACACATTGGAATACAATTAATGTAGATACGCTTTATGCAGGTAAATCGGGTATTGAAGATCTGTTACAATCAGGAGCTAAAGGCGGGAAAAGCTGGGTACCGGCAGAAGTAAATACCTCAATTCGTCCAGGTTGGTTTTACCATGCTTCAGAAGACTCGCTAGTGCGCACCCCAGAAAATTTATTTGAACTGTATCTCACATCGGTAGGTCGCGGTTCTACCTTGTTATTAAATATTCCTCCAGATCGTCGTGGGTTATTTCATGAGAATGATGTTGCAGCCTTAAAAGGCTTCCGTAGTATTTTAGACTCTGTTTTTGCAGTAAATCTTGCCAAAAAAGCAACAGCTTTAGCAAGTACATCAAGAGGTAAGAGTGATACCTATGCAGCAAGTAATGTGCTTGATGCAGATAAAGATACCTACTGGGCGACAAACGATGGTGTTACCACTGGAAGCATAGAATTAACTTGGGATTCTTTACAAACACTAAATTACTTAGTACTTCAGGAATATATTACACTGGGTCAGCGTGTAGCTGCATTTACGGTTTCAGTCTGGGAAAACGATAGCTGGAAGCCTGTAGCAAATCAAACAACCATAGGATACAAACGCATTTTAAAATTAAATGGTGTAGCAACTACAAAACTCAAAATAGAAATTACTGAAGCCTTGGCGTGTCCGTTAATTTCTAATGTAGAAGTGTATTAA
- a CDS encoding alpha-L-fucosidase — MRILSYPKYFYCLAALAGSLACSGGLFAQGGNLHERSEVYEAPVDPQVKAKLENWGNQKFGMLIHWGVYAVPGIIESWQICSEPWLERPEGMAYNDYKKWYWNLSSVFNPVNFDPDSWADAAAGAGMKYVVFTTKHHDGFNMFDTQQTDYKITNGPFKNHPKANVAKYVFESFRKKDFMIGAYFSKPDWHNQDFWWDKYATPDRNVNYDIRKYPEKWKAYQDFTFNQISELMHDYGQIDILWLDGGWVRPKETVNDEVRAWGAPIPEWDQEVNMPRIAEMAREAQPGIIFADRTVHGPYENYQTPERKIPDTKLDNPWETCMTLGNNWGYVPNDDFKTSTKVIHSLVEVVAKGGNMLLGVGPQPDGLLPPDALPILAEIGDWLDANSTAIYNTHAIDTFQDGDTYFTANDKETFAITLIPEGRDAPKSVSWKGNLPKKGSVLKLVSSGKSLKYTVKDDKVTVAIPSEIRRAGTAALAFSFKK, encoded by the coding sequence ATGCGCATCCTTTCATATCCTAAATACTTTTATTGTTTAGCCGCACTAGCAGGTTCCCTAGCCTGCAGTGGAGGCTTATTCGCTCAGGGAGGTAATTTACATGAACGCTCTGAAGTTTATGAGGCGCCAGTAGATCCACAAGTGAAAGCCAAGCTTGAAAACTGGGGGAATCAAAAGTTCGGAATGCTGATACACTGGGGAGTTTATGCGGTTCCCGGAATTATAGAATCCTGGCAAATTTGCTCTGAGCCGTGGCTTGAGCGACCGGAAGGCATGGCGTATAACGACTACAAAAAGTGGTATTGGAATTTGAGTTCGGTGTTTAATCCGGTGAATTTTGATCCCGATAGTTGGGCAGATGCTGCTGCAGGAGCCGGGATGAAATATGTGGTTTTTACAACTAAGCATCATGACGGTTTCAATATGTTTGATACCCAGCAAACCGATTATAAAATAACAAACGGGCCCTTTAAAAACCACCCTAAAGCCAATGTGGCTAAGTATGTTTTTGAATCATTTAGAAAGAAAGATTTTATGATAGGTGCTTACTTTTCTAAACCAGACTGGCACAATCAGGATTTCTGGTGGGATAAATATGCTACGCCAGACCGTAATGTGAATTATGACATTCGTAAATATCCTGAAAAATGGAAAGCCTATCAAGACTTTACCTTCAACCAGATTAGCGAATTGATGCACGATTACGGGCAGATCGATATTTTATGGTTAGATGGTGGCTGGGTGCGTCCTAAAGAAACCGTAAATGACGAAGTGCGAGCATGGGGAGCGCCTATCCCAGAGTGGGACCAGGAAGTAAATATGCCGCGTATTGCGGAGATGGCCCGTGAGGCCCAACCGGGAATTATTTTTGCAGACCGCACCGTTCACGGTCCGTATGAGAATTATCAAACCCCCGAACGTAAAATTCCGGATACGAAACTGGATAACCCGTGGGAGACCTGTATGACCTTAGGAAACAACTGGGGTTATGTACCCAATGATGATTTTAAAACTTCAACCAAAGTGATTCACAGTCTGGTAGAAGTGGTTGCTAAAGGCGGAAATATGTTGCTGGGTGTTGGACCACAACCAGATGGCTTATTACCTCCAGATGCATTACCTATTCTTGCTGAAATAGGAGACTGGCTTGATGCAAACAGTACTGCGATCTATAATACTCATGCTATAGATACTTTTCAGGATGGAGATACGTATTTTACGGCTAATGATAAAGAGACTTTTGCAATTACCTTAATTCCTGAAGGCAGAGATGCTCCTAAAAGTGTATCCTGGAAAGGAAATCTACCCAAGAAAGGAAGTGTTCTAAAATTAGTGAGCAGCGGTAAATCTTTAAAATATACTGTTAAAGACGATAAAGTTACAGTAGCGATTCCATCAGAGATACGTAGAGCTGGAACAGCGGCATTGGCATTTTCATTTAAAAAATAA
- a CDS encoding glycoside hydrolase family 3 N-terminal domain-containing protein yields MHSIYLKRLIAAVTVLVAVAQLSAQDKIPANADYKIPKLAVEQRVSDLVNRMTIEEKVGQLTTLLGWKMYTKTGDKVKASQELKNAIQNQKIGALWGVLRADPWTQKTLVNGLNPELAAKATNAIQKVAVEESRLGIPLFLAEEAMHGHMAIGTTEFPSAIAQASTFNPRLNEKMGVAVAQELRAQGAHIGYGPILDLAREPRWSRVEETFGEDPYLIAQMGLGVIKGFQGGDGIHDSEKVISTLKHFAAYGVSEGGHNGGAVHIGQRELMQDYMYPFKKAIDAGVLSVMTAYSSVDGIPSTSHKSLLAGLLRDQWGFKGFVVSDLGSIEGIKNDHHAAATLEDAAALAMNAGVDVDLGGNGFDDALLTAYMDGKVTETRLDEAVKNVLRLKFKMGLFENPYVDLKKPKKVVRNAAHIAIAKQMALEGVTLLKNEGDLLPLSKEIKRIAVIGPNADTMYNQLGDYTAPQDPEFIVTPLEGIRAKMSNATITYVKGTAIRDTTQTDIPAAVAAAKNAEVAIVVLGGSSARDFKTEYLETGAATVASKKDELLSDMESGEGYDRSTLDLMGKQLELLKAVEATGTPTILVLITGRPLLINWPAKNIPAIIDTWYPGSQGGHALADVLFGDYNPAGRLPVSIPRSVGQTPVYYNHWWPRRRDYVEESSKPLYAFGHGLSYTTFEYSTLKISQSGTDESTQIEVQVTVKNTGEVAGDEVVQLYLIDEVSSVVTPVKQLRGFERIHLAPGESKTVKFVLTPEELALYNAEMKHVAEAGSFEVQIGASSQDIRLKDSFKLTETILLKSK; encoded by the coding sequence ATGCATTCTATTTATTTGAAGAGGTTGATTGCCGCTGTTACTGTGCTTGTTGCAGTGGCACAACTTTCTGCTCAGGATAAAATCCCGGCAAACGCCGACTATAAAATCCCTAAACTAGCTGTAGAACAACGAGTCTCAGATTTAGTTAATCGTATGACGATTGAAGAAAAAGTGGGGCAATTAACCACGCTTTTAGGCTGGAAAATGTACACAAAAACGGGTGATAAGGTAAAAGCTAGTCAGGAACTTAAAAATGCCATTCAAAATCAAAAAATAGGAGCTTTATGGGGTGTTTTGCGTGCAGATCCCTGGACGCAAAAAACACTGGTAAATGGATTAAACCCAGAGCTTGCCGCAAAAGCAACGAATGCAATTCAAAAAGTAGCTGTAGAAGAAAGCCGTTTAGGTATCCCCTTATTTTTAGCTGAGGAAGCCATGCACGGTCATATGGCAATAGGCACAACCGAGTTTCCAAGTGCGATTGCTCAGGCGAGTACCTTTAACCCAAGATTGAATGAAAAAATGGGAGTTGCTGTTGCTCAAGAGCTACGCGCTCAAGGTGCACACATTGGTTATGGTCCTATACTAGATTTAGCACGTGAACCTAGATGGTCGCGGGTAGAAGAGACTTTTGGAGAAGACCCTTATTTGATTGCTCAAATGGGATTGGGGGTGATAAAAGGTTTTCAGGGTGGTGATGGTATACATGATTCAGAAAAAGTAATATCGACCTTAAAGCATTTTGCTGCATATGGAGTTTCAGAGGGAGGTCATAATGGTGGAGCTGTACATATTGGGCAGCGGGAATTGATGCAAGATTATATGTATCCGTTTAAAAAGGCAATAGATGCCGGAGTGCTTTCTGTAATGACCGCTTACAGTTCGGTAGACGGGATTCCCAGTACTTCTCATAAAAGCTTATTAGCGGGTTTGCTTCGTGATCAATGGGGCTTTAAAGGTTTTGTGGTTTCTGACCTGGGAAGTATTGAAGGTATAAAAAATGACCATCACGCAGCAGCGACTTTAGAAGATGCAGCAGCCTTAGCAATGAATGCCGGAGTAGATGTAGATCTGGGCGGGAACGGATTTGATGATGCTTTGCTTACAGCTTATATGGACGGAAAAGTAACTGAAACCCGACTGGATGAGGCCGTAAAAAATGTGCTTCGGTTGAAGTTTAAAATGGGACTTTTTGAGAATCCTTATGTGGATTTAAAGAAGCCTAAGAAGGTTGTTCGCAATGCAGCTCATATAGCTATCGCAAAACAGATGGCACTAGAAGGGGTTACGCTTTTGAAGAATGAAGGCGATTTACTTCCGCTTTCCAAAGAAATTAAACGTATTGCTGTGATTGGTCCCAACGCAGATACGATGTATAACCAGCTGGGTGACTACACGGCTCCACAAGATCCCGAGTTTATCGTAACACCTCTTGAGGGAATACGTGCAAAAATGTCTAATGCTACAATCACTTACGTAAAAGGGACAGCGATACGCGATACCACTCAAACCGACATTCCTGCAGCTGTTGCGGCGGCAAAAAATGCAGAAGTAGCTATTGTGGTTTTAGGTGGCTCTAGTGCACGTGATTTTAAAACCGAATATCTGGAAACAGGGGCAGCTACTGTAGCTTCAAAAAAAGATGAACTGCTTAGTGATATGGAAAGTGGCGAAGGCTACGATCGTTCTACCTTAGATTTAATGGGAAAACAACTCGAGTTACTCAAGGCTGTAGAAGCCACAGGGACTCCTACAATATTAGTGTTGATTACCGGCAGACCTCTTTTAATAAATTGGCCTGCCAAAAATATTCCGGCGATTATAGATACTTGGTATCCGGGTTCTCAGGGAGGACACGCGTTGGCAGATGTTTTATTTGGTGATTATAACCCGGCGGGTCGCCTGCCAGTTTCGATTCCTCGTTCTGTAGGTCAAACGCCGGTTTATTACAACCACTGGTGGCCCAGGCGCCGTGACTATGTAGAAGAATCTTCAAAACCTTTATATGCTTTTGGGCACGGGTTGAGCTATACTACTTTTGAATATTCCACTTTAAAAATTTCGCAAAGCGGAACTGATGAATCTACACAAATAGAAGTGCAGGTAACTGTAAAAAATACAGGTGAAGTTGCCGGTGATGAAGTCGTTCAATTGTATCTGATAGACGAGGTGAGCAGTGTGGTGACACCCGTAAAACAATTGCGGGGTTTTGAGCGTATACATTTAGCGCCAGGCGAAAGCAAAACAGTAAAATTTGTACTTACGCCCGAAGAGTTGGCGTTGTATAATGCTGAAATGAAACACGTGGCAGAAGCCGGAAGTTTTGAAGTGCAAATAGGCGCTTCCTCTCAAGATATTAGACTTAAAGACAGTTTTAAGCTTACGGAAACTATACTATTAAAATCTAAATAA
- a CDS encoding sodium:solute symporter family protein has protein sequence MVALETLDYAIIISFFAITLIIGLLVAKKSGKSSSEYFLSGRNMPWWLLGISMVATTFSTDTPNLVTDIVRNQGVSGNWVWWAFLITGLLTVFVYAKLWRKSGVNTDIEFYELRYGGKPAKFLRGFRAIYLGVIFNVLAMSAVTLAAIKIGQIMLGLSPLETIGYAGLVTVIFSTIGGFKGVVYTDFILFFAAMAGGIGAAYYCVNLPEVGGMSGLMTHPEVIDKLAILPDFSDTSLVVTLLIIPLAVQWWSAWYPGAEPGGGGYIAQRMLAAKDENHAIGATFFFNALHYALRPWPWILVALASLVVYPDIASIHEAFPNIVESKLGDDLAYSAMLTKLPTGLLGLVMASLIAAYMSTISTHLNWGSSYVVNDFYARYVKKEASQKELVNVGRISTVMLMVVSSALALVLTNAYQLFNIILMFGAGTGLIFILRWFWWRINAWSEISAMFSSGVISILFNFSPLGLLLFGTTQEDGMLPNWSTYPLIVLLTTVVWVAVTFLTKPEKDKTLFDFYKQTQPGGPGWQRIIQRASKEGNNLITNTQKWSVPAGILATLVGCVTIYGALFSTGYWIYGYFTQATILTALTLISTLVLVKLWKRIKTRVF, from the coding sequence ATGGTAGCTCTAGAAACGCTTGATTATGCCATTATCATCAGCTTTTTTGCAATCACTTTAATCATAGGATTACTGGTCGCAAAAAAATCAGGTAAGAGCTCTTCAGAATATTTTTTATCGGGTAGAAATATGCCGTGGTGGTTACTGGGAATCTCGATGGTTGCCACTACATTTTCTACAGATACACCTAACTTGGTTACTGATATTGTACGTAATCAGGGAGTAAGTGGTAACTGGGTGTGGTGGGCTTTTCTAATCACCGGTTTGCTTACCGTATTTGTATATGCTAAGCTTTGGCGTAAATCTGGGGTAAATACAGATATTGAATTTTACGAATTGCGTTATGGTGGCAAACCTGCAAAGTTTTTACGCGGATTTAGAGCTATTTATTTAGGCGTTATTTTTAATGTTTTGGCGATGAGTGCTGTGACTTTGGCGGCGATAAAAATCGGTCAAATTATGTTAGGGTTGAGTCCGTTAGAAACTATAGGCTATGCAGGATTGGTAACGGTTATTTTTAGTACCATTGGCGGTTTCAAAGGAGTGGTTTACACCGATTTTATTCTCTTTTTTGCCGCTATGGCAGGAGGAATAGGAGCTGCGTATTACTGTGTGAATCTACCAGAAGTTGGCGGTATGAGCGGACTGATGACACATCCTGAAGTTATAGATAAACTAGCTATTCTGCCAGACTTTAGTGATACAAGTTTAGTGGTTACCTTACTTATTATTCCGCTTGCGGTACAGTGGTGGAGCGCGTGGTATCCCGGGGCAGAACCCGGTGGCGGTGGATATATCGCTCAGCGTATGCTGGCTGCAAAAGATGAAAATCACGCAATAGGCGCTACCTTTTTCTTCAACGCTTTGCATTATGCATTACGCCCGTGGCCGTGGATTTTAGTAGCCTTAGCTTCTCTAGTTGTATATCCTGATATTGCTAGTATTCACGAGGCATTTCCCAACATTGTAGAAAGTAAACTGGGAGATGATTTAGCCTATTCGGCGATGCTAACTAAGTTACCAACAGGCTTATTAGGACTGGTTATGGCTTCGTTAATTGCAGCTTATATGTCGACCATATCAACGCATTTAAACTGGGGATCGTCGTATGTGGTAAACGATTTTTATGCCCGCTATGTTAAGAAAGAAGCCTCTCAAAAAGAACTGGTAAATGTAGGTCGAATTTCTACCGTAATGTTAATGGTAGTGAGTTCGGCACTGGCACTGGTGCTTACTAACGCGTATCAGTTATTCAATATAATTTTGATGTTTGGAGCGGGTACCGGACTTATATTTATCCTGCGTTGGTTCTGGTGGAGAATCAATGCGTGGAGCGAAATCTCGGCAATGTTTTCTTCCGGAGTAATTTCAATACTATTTAATTTTAGTCCGTTAGGCTTGTTGTTATTTGGTACTACCCAAGAAGATGGGATGCTTCCAAACTGGTCAACCTATCCGCTGATCGTATTGTTAACGACCGTAGTGTGGGTTGCGGTTACCTTTTTAACCAAACCTGAAAAAGACAAAACCTTATTTGATTTCTACAAGCAAACGCAACCCGGTGGACCGGGCTGGCAACGCATTATTCAGCGAGCCAGTAAAGAAGGAAATAATTTAATTACCAATACCCAAAAGTGGTCTGTGCCAGCAGGAATACTAGCCACTTTGGTAGGTTGCGTTACTATATATGGTGCACTGTTTAGCACCGGCTACTGGATATACGGGTACTTTACTCAAGCCACGATCTTAACAGCACTCACGCTTATTTCAACCTTAGTTCTGGTAAAACTATGGAAGCGCATAAAAACGCGAGTTTTTTGA